The Desulfovibrionales bacterium genome has a window encoding:
- a CDS encoding UvrD-helicase domain-containing protein, with amino-acid sequence MSREPVDIAARTRALSPAESFHVESPAGAGKTSLLTARFIRLLSVVDHPHEILALTFTNKAANEMRERINALLRQAEKGASPDAPWINSLLPHAQEALKRHKIHINLLKSPDGLRIMTFHSFCLLLIRQSPWEAQVPFDAVVAGDEDQGDLLTEAVRNTQQQIFAMDPDDPLRQALKQRLLHMNTNWPALEAELRQLIARRDLLADLITEVKAVPDKDRLARALAGRLSAFISYRLAELRSSFPATELGANWSFLQAHLHENNPSSPPPASIPGSAWDDLPDWLVIANLCLTKDGKPRKQFRITDGFCKNFGGTHWAECIRNLPERVASQLRSLRELPLPDTPLTDPEALFDLILMVGKTMRAYDAICRRRGVMDYVELELAALRALGGEDTPADLQLLLDRKIQHILVDEFQDTSRNQWHLLQHLCAGWQPGDGRTVFIVGDPKQSIYGFRKAEVSIFMEAREGIPIPGQGYLKLTPVNLTTNFRSCAKLIDFTNEVFGQTVMARPDEEVDEVPYQAFLPAPGKEGRGRIVLATFTKNDGSPNEARFREAGWLAGEVKRFSANCDGKTIGILLPARTYLAAYLKALTGEGLQVQVQEGILLKERPEVVDMHSLALAMVRPHDDLVWASLLRSAWCWVGLDILYEVSRQNGISWSQKIERFKHSAVAPEALKNLWESIALYSPQIGRRPLTEVVGTIWESVNGPAAVCARFGPAGVENCRQFLKILADAESGIPEETLSRLNLLLETAYAPPDPLSVRSPVQIMTVHRAKGLEFDAVFLPYLDWNPLGGSGKDSPPYLLERLPGSAGEHLIALSPDRRFKKEDKTYNLLKDIWKRRQLAESKRLFYVAATRAKKELYLSGLVTERDGESSATKNSFLSYLLAHTGLKTKVESISDPVLSATEVAAPAIAIKSEVPAPIPFTPERLPYQVISPSSLKGEMPLRESGFNTHPLQISDYHLARGTVIHRLFEHLATKGTGLPSERAVAAAMLSEGVDKHTSQGSAKGILAEFEACLKEEFCAYILRTDHPFAASEWMIEDQPAVDALGRKTGTVRSGIIDRVVFDGDYWWLVDYKTTPLPSSFGLEEFLKEQEMLYHGQLLSYREMLARQRQIDPVKIRLILYFTAIQKSHEIK; translated from the coding sequence ATGTCTAGAGAGCCAGTGGACATAGCGGCCCGCACCCGCGCCTTATCTCCGGCCGAAAGCTTTCACGTCGAATCCCCGGCCGGCGCAGGTAAAACCTCGCTTTTAACCGCGCGGTTTATCCGTCTTCTTTCCGTAGTCGATCATCCGCATGAGATACTGGCCCTTACCTTTACCAATAAGGCGGCAAATGAGATGCGGGAACGGATTAATGCCCTTTTGCGCCAGGCGGAAAAGGGTGCATCGCCCGATGCCCCCTGGATCAACAGCCTTTTGCCCCATGCGCAGGAGGCATTAAAAAGACACAAGATTCACATCAACCTGCTTAAGTCCCCGGACGGCCTCCGTATCATGACCTTTCACAGCTTCTGTCTCCTCCTGATCAGACAATCCCCCTGGGAGGCGCAGGTACCCTTTGATGCGGTTGTTGCCGGGGACGAAGATCAGGGGGATTTGCTCACCGAGGCCGTTCGAAATACTCAGCAACAAATCTTCGCCATGGACCCGGACGACCCGCTGCGTCAGGCGCTGAAACAGCGTCTCCTCCACATGAACACCAACTGGCCTGCCCTGGAGGCCGAACTAAGGCAGCTCATTGCCAGGAGAGACCTCTTGGCCGATCTTATCACCGAGGTAAAAGCAGTGCCGGATAAAGATCGCCTTGCCCGGGCCTTGGCCGGACGTCTGAGCGCCTTTATTTCCTACAGACTGGCAGAATTGCGAAGCTCTTTTCCGGCTACGGAACTGGGCGCTAACTGGTCCTTTCTTCAAGCCCACCTGCATGAAAATAATCCCTCCTCACCCCCCCCGGCCTCCATCCCCGGTTCAGCCTGGGATGATCTGCCGGACTGGCTGGTCATAGCCAACTTATGTCTCACCAAAGACGGTAAGCCCCGGAAGCAGTTCAGGATCACAGACGGTTTTTGCAAAAACTTTGGAGGAACGCATTGGGCAGAATGTATCAGGAACTTGCCGGAAAGGGTGGCTTCACAACTCCGTTCACTTAGGGAACTGCCATTGCCTGATACGCCGCTTACCGACCCGGAGGCGCTCTTTGACCTTATCCTTATGGTCGGCAAAACCATGCGGGCTTATGACGCAATATGTCGAAGGCGCGGGGTTATGGACTATGTAGAATTGGAACTGGCAGCCCTGCGTGCCCTTGGCGGTGAAGATACCCCCGCTGATCTCCAGTTGCTTCTCGACCGGAAGATACAGCATATCCTTGTTGATGAATTCCAGGATACAAGTCGCAACCAGTGGCATCTCCTGCAGCACCTTTGCGCCGGCTGGCAACCGGGCGACGGCCGCACTGTTTTTATCGTCGGCGATCCCAAACAGTCTATCTATGGGTTTCGCAAGGCCGAGGTCTCCATTTTTATGGAGGCCAGGGAAGGCATCCCCATCCCCGGCCAGGGCTATCTAAAACTCACCCCTGTCAATTTGACCACAAACTTTCGTTCCTGTGCCAAATTGATCGATTTCACGAATGAAGTCTTCGGCCAGACGGTCATGGCCCGTCCGGACGAAGAAGTGGATGAAGTGCCTTACCAGGCATTTCTACCCGCACCGGGCAAAGAAGGCAGGGGTAGAATTGTCCTGGCGACCTTCACCAAAAATGATGGCTCGCCGAATGAAGCCAGATTCCGGGAAGCAGGTTGGCTGGCTGGAGAAGTAAAAAGATTTTCGGCAAATTGTGACGGTAAAACCATAGGCATCCTGCTTCCAGCCCGCACCTATCTGGCTGCTTATCTGAAGGCCCTGACCGGAGAGGGCCTTCAGGTGCAGGTTCAAGAGGGAATTTTACTAAAAGAACGCCCTGAAGTAGTGGATATGCATTCCCTGGCCCTGGCCATGGTAAGGCCCCACGATGACCTGGTCTGGGCCTCGCTTCTCCGTTCCGCCTGGTGCTGGGTAGGTTTAGATATCCTCTATGAGGTATCCAGACAGAACGGAATAAGTTGGTCACAAAAGATCGAAAGGTTTAAACACAGCGCCGTCGCCCCGGAAGCATTAAAAAACCTGTGGGAATCCATCGCCCTCTACTCACCACAAATAGGACGTCGGCCACTAACCGAGGTCGTAGGTACAATATGGGAAAGCGTAAACGGCCCGGCTGCAGTATGTGCCAGGTTTGGGCCGGCAGGGGTGGAAAACTGTCGCCAGTTTCTAAAAATCCTGGCGGATGCTGAGTCCGGTATCCCGGAAGAGACCCTCTCCCGCCTTAACTTATTACTGGAAACCGCCTATGCCCCGCCGGATCCCCTCTCCGTTCGTTCACCGGTACAGATAATGACTGTCCACCGTGCCAAGGGTCTGGAATTTGATGCCGTCTTCCTTCCCTATTTGGACTGGAACCCATTAGGGGGCAGCGGTAAAGACTCGCCGCCTTATCTCCTGGAACGCCTGCCCGGCTCCGCAGGTGAGCACCTTATTGCCCTGAGCCCTGACCGGCGCTTTAAAAAAGAGGATAAGACCTATAACCTCCTGAAAGACATCTGGAAGAGACGCCAACTGGCTGAATCTAAACGCCTCTTCTATGTAGCTGCAACCCGGGCTAAAAAGGAACTTTACCTGAGCGGCCTGGTCACAGAACGAGACGGCGAATCTTCGGCCACGAAAAACTCCTTCTTATCCTACCTCCTGGCACACACTGGGCTGAAAACCAAGGTTGAATCCATATCAGACCCTGTCCTCTCCGCAACAGAGGTGGCAGCCCCGGCTATTGCAATTAAGTCAGAAGTCCCTGCGCCTATTCCTTTTACTCCGGAAAGGCTGCCTTATCAGGTAATTTCCCCTTCCAGTCTCAAGGGAGAAATGCCCCTGCGGGAGAGCGGATTTAATACACATCCGCTACAGATTTCGGACTACCACCTGGCCCGTGGAACGGTAATCCATCGCCTTTTTGAACATCTGGCAACAAAAGGAACCGGGCTACCCTCAGAAAGGGCCGTAGCTGCCGCCATGCTGTCTGAGGGGGTAGATAAACATACGTCTCAGGGATCAGCTAAAGGCATACTGGCCGAGTTTGAGGCCTGCCTGAAGGAAGAATTCTGCGCATACATTCTACGTACCGATCATCCCTTTGCCGCCAGCGAGTGGATGATCGAAGACCAGCCGGCCGTAGATGCGCTGGGGCGTAAGACAGGGACCGTACGAAGCGGCATCATCGATCGTGTAGTCTTCGATGGAGACTACTGGTGGCTCGTTGACTACAAAACCACTCCCTTGCCGTCAAGCTTCGGCCTTGAAGAATTCTTAAAGGAACAGGAGATGCTTTACCATGGACAACTCCTGTCTTACCGGGAGATGCTCGCCCGGCAAAGGCAGATTGACCCGGTAAAGATAAGGCTGATATTGTATTTTACAGCCATACAAAAGTCACATGAGATAAAATAA
- a CDS encoding ATP-dependent DNA helicase: MVHTKTDKITDIFGPDGLLAKSLPGFEHRAGQEKMAGAVLDVFIHEGRLLVEAGTGIGKTLAYLIPAALSGRKVVIATGTKNLQDQILSKEVPFLQKHLFPELAVVCLKGKKNYLCLHKWKHLQMQSDIPFSEQLDLWPRLNAWIAETKTGDRAELPWLPDKHPLWNDISSSAEQCLGSACPEAESCYINILRKEAARADIIVVNHHLFFSDMVVRDSGYGEVIPRHEAVVFDEAHHIEDVATTYLGYSVSAHRLSDLIRDAEKEINTGLLASKAKLACLKKLAQLRERVETFFNLLPITEGRVNIRRPLDREPVLGTLQEAITRQLAEQGRAMEDLSAKNEGVAPLSRRFFDIARDMTAIATMEDPNMIYWLEKKDRSVVLAASPLDVTSAFQAKLYSHLPAFVFTSATLTVKGNFDFYKSRVGLDEETIEFNIPSPFDYARQTLLYVPKDIPEPQSPVFCAAISREIETILDASSGRALVLFTSYRNMQEVYHLIKDRLPFPLLMQGEKPRPVLLELFQRDVHSVLLATNSFWEGIDVPGESLSCVIIDKLPFGVPSDPVMKGRIDWLKRQGKNPFSDYQLPLAVLSLRQGIGRLIRSSNDRGLLAILDVRTLKRGYGATFLQSLPQTRLTHNLEEIRRFFLSAPSP; this comes from the coding sequence ATGGTGCACACAAAGACCGATAAAATAACCGATATCTTCGGCCCGGATGGTTTGCTTGCCAAATCTCTGCCTGGGTTTGAGCACCGTGCCGGCCAGGAAAAGATGGCCGGGGCTGTGCTCGACGTCTTTATCCATGAGGGGAGACTCCTGGTGGAGGCCGGAACCGGCATCGGCAAGACCCTGGCCTACCTCATTCCGGCGGCCTTAAGCGGGCGCAAAGTAGTCATCGCCACCGGCACAAAAAATTTACAGGACCAGATATTATCCAAGGAAGTCCCCTTCCTTCAGAAACATCTCTTTCCGGAGCTGGCCGTCGTATGCCTCAAGGGTAAAAAGAACTATCTCTGCCTGCACAAATGGAAACACCTCCAGATGCAAAGCGACATTCCCTTTTCGGAGCAGCTCGACCTCTGGCCGCGATTAAATGCCTGGATAGCAGAGACAAAAACAGGCGACCGGGCTGAACTGCCCTGGCTCCCGGACAAGCATCCTCTATGGAACGACATCAGTTCCTCGGCTGAGCAGTGCCTGGGCTCGGCCTGTCCCGAAGCGGAATCCTGTTATATAAACATCCTGCGCAAAGAGGCGGCCAGGGCAGATATCATTGTGGTCAATCACCACCTGTTTTTTTCCGACATGGTAGTGCGTGACTCCGGTTATGGCGAGGTCATCCCGCGGCATGAGGCGGTCGTCTTTGATGAGGCCCATCATATCGAAGACGTGGCCACCACCTATCTGGGCTACTCCGTGAGCGCCCATCGCCTTTCCGACCTCATACGGGATGCCGAAAAGGAGATAAACACCGGCCTGCTGGCCTCAAAGGCAAAACTGGCCTGTCTCAAAAAGCTCGCTCAACTGCGCGAGCGCGTTGAAACCTTCTTTAATCTATTGCCGATCACCGAGGGAAGGGTCAACATCCGTCGCCCCCTTGACCGGGAACCGGTTCTGGGCACTCTGCAGGAGGCCATAACCCGGCAATTGGCCGAGCAGGGCCGGGCCATGGAAGACCTGTCCGCAAAGAATGAGGGGGTTGCCCCTCTAAGCCGGCGTTTCTTTGATATAGCCCGGGATATGACCGCTATCGCCACCATGGAAGATCCCAATATGATCTACTGGCTGGAAAAGAAAGATCGTTCCGTCGTGCTGGCGGCGTCACCCCTTGACGTTACGTCTGCCTTTCAGGCTAAACTCTATAGCCATCTGCCGGCCTTTGTCTTTACGTCGGCTACACTTACCGTAAAGGGTAATTTTGACTTTTACAAATCGCGCGTGGGGCTCGATGAAGAAACCATAGAGTTTAACATCCCCTCACCTTTTGATTATGCCAGGCAAACCCTTCTTTACGTCCCAAAAGATATTCCAGAACCGCAGTCACCTGTCTTCTGCGCCGCCATCTCACGGGAAATAGAAACCATCCTGGATGCCTCCTCCGGCCGGGCCTTAGTCCTTTTTACCAGCTATCGCAACATGCAGGAAGTTTACCATCTCATTAAAGACAGGCTTCCCTTTCCGCTATTAATGCAGGGGGAAAAACCACGCCCTGTTCTCCTGGAACTATTTCAGAGAGACGTTCATTCCGTGCTCCTGGCCACAAACAGTTTCTGGGAAGGGATAGACGTCCCCGGAGAATCCTTAAGTTGCGTTATTATAGACAAGCTCCCTTTCGGCGTCCCCTCTGATCCGGTCATGAAGGGGCGAATCGATTGGTTGAAAAGGCAGGGGAAAAATCCCTTTTCAGACTATCAACTGCCCCTCGCCGTTCTCAGTTTAAGACAAGGCATTGGAAGACTGATCCGTTCGAGTAATGACCGCGGGCTTCTGGCCATACTGGACGTGCGCACCCTGAAACGGGGTTATGGCGCCACCTTCCTACAGAGTCTTCCCCAAACCCGTCTCACCCATAACTTAGAAGAGATCAGGCGCTTTTTTCTATCCGCACCTTCCCCATGA
- the serS gene encoding serine--tRNA ligase, translated as MLDLKFVRNNIDLVKEKLLQRGSDLSLDEFITVDGDRRKIIQDVEDLRNRRNFVSKEVGRLKKEGQKAEHLMEEMRVVNDRIKEMETVLEEKEKALSAIILSVPNIPHQGVPIGKDSSDNPVAKRWGDIRQFDFEPRSHWDIGEELGILDFERGAKISGARFTLYKGLGAQLERALINFMLDLHTSRHHYTEVWPPFIVNDTSMTATGQLPKFKEDLFKLEDRDYYLIPTAEVPVTNIHRDEVLEEKELPKRYVAYSACFRAEAGSYGKDTRGLIRQHQFNKVELVKFTTPETSYLELENLLLDAEEVLQQLGLPYQVVELCTGDLGFSAAKTYDIEVWLPGQGTFREISSCSNFEDFQARRANIRFRRSGKTKTELVHTLNGSGVAIGRTVVAILENYQQADGSVVIPPVLRPYLMGKVRIEKSA; from the coding sequence ATGCTGGACTTAAAGTTTGTACGCAATAATATTGATCTGGTTAAGGAGAAGCTCCTGCAAAGAGGCTCTGACCTTTCTTTGGATGAATTTATAACCGTGGATGGTGACCGGCGCAAGATCATCCAGGATGTGGAGGACCTGCGCAACCGGCGCAATTTCGTTTCCAAAGAGGTGGGGCGTCTTAAGAAAGAAGGGCAAAAAGCGGAACACCTTATGGAGGAGATGCGGGTCGTTAACGACAGGATTAAAGAGATGGAGACAGTTCTTGAAGAAAAAGAAAAGGCCCTTTCCGCGATTATATTGTCTGTTCCGAACATCCCTCATCAGGGAGTGCCTATCGGAAAGGACAGCAGTGATAATCCGGTTGCCAAACGTTGGGGTGATATCAGGCAGTTCGATTTTGAACCAAGATCGCACTGGGACATAGGCGAGGAGTTAGGCATCCTTGATTTTGAACGAGGGGCCAAGATTTCCGGGGCCCGGTTTACCCTATACAAAGGTCTTGGGGCCCAGTTGGAGCGGGCCCTGATCAACTTCATGCTTGATCTTCATACCAGCCGGCATCACTACACAGAGGTCTGGCCGCCTTTTATTGTGAACGATACGTCCATGACGGCTACCGGCCAGTTGCCCAAATTTAAGGAAGACCTCTTCAAGCTGGAAGACCGGGATTATTATCTCATCCCTACGGCGGAAGTGCCGGTTACCAATATCCACCGGGACGAAGTACTGGAGGAGAAGGAGTTACCCAAGCGGTACGTGGCCTATTCTGCCTGTTTCCGGGCCGAGGCGGGTTCTTACGGTAAAGATACACGCGGCCTTATCCGTCAGCACCAGTTTAACAAGGTTGAACTGGTTAAGTTTACCACCCCGGAGACATCATATTTAGAGCTGGAAAACCTGCTCCTGGATGCGGAAGAAGTCTTACAGCAGTTGGGGCTCCCTTATCAAGTGGTAGAGCTTTGTACCGGCGATCTCGGTTTTTCCGCAGCTAAGACGTATGATATTGAGGTCTGGCTGCCCGGTCAGGGGACCTTCCGGGAAATATCTTCGTGCAGCAACTTTGAAGACTTTCAGGCCCGCCGCGCCAACATTCGTTTCCGGCGGTCGGGCAAGACAAAGACGGAGCTGGTGCATACCCTGAATGGATCAGGCGTGGCTATCGGCCGCACCGTAGTAGCTATCTTAGAAAACTACCAGCAGGCGGATGGCAGCGTGGTTATCCCGCCGGTTTTAAGGCCTTATCTCATGGGGAAGGTGCGGATAGAAAAAAGCGCCTGA
- the deoC gene encoding deoxyribose-phosphate aldolase, which produces MDTQVIPLASYIDHTLLKPTATRAEITRLCEEAVECRFASVCIPPCYVSLAADILNGTSVATGTIVGFPLGYNTTAIKVKEAETARKDGAKEIDMVINRGWIKDGLYPLMVQEVREVTQGAPDMIVKVIMELCDLTGSEKREAAAALLETGAHFLKTSTGLGKAGATLEDVRLLAEISRGRMKIKAAGGIRHASEALAFIKAGASRIGTSAGVQIMREHLSSH; this is translated from the coding sequence ATGGATACACAGGTTATTCCCCTTGCCTCATATATCGATCACACGCTGCTTAAACCAACCGCCACCCGGGCAGAGATAACCCGGCTCTGTGAAGAGGCCGTAGAATGCCGGTTTGCCTCGGTCTGTATCCCGCCCTGCTATGTATCCCTGGCCGCAGACATACTGAATGGCACGTCCGTTGCCACAGGCACGATCGTTGGCTTTCCTCTTGGCTATAACACAACCGCCATCAAGGTAAAAGAGGCGGAAACGGCCCGGAAAGACGGCGCAAAGGAGATTGATATGGTCATAAATCGCGGCTGGATAAAGGATGGCCTCTATCCGTTGATGGTGCAGGAAGTCCGGGAAGTAACGCAGGGCGCGCCTGATATGATCGTTAAGGTCATCATGGAATTATGCGATTTGACCGGATCAGAAAAAAGAGAAGCCGCCGCCGCCCTGCTGGAAACCGGCGCCCACTTCCTTAAGACCTCCACTGGACTGGGCAAGGCCGGAGCGACCCTTGAGGATGTGCGTTTATTGGCAGAGATTAGCCGCGGCCGCATGAAAATCAAGGCAGCGGGAGGTATTCGCCACGCCTCTGAAGCCCTGGCCTTCATAAAGGCCGGGGCTTCTCGTATCGGCACAAGTGCGGGTGTACAAATTATGCGGGAGCATTTATCCAGCCACTAA
- a CDS encoding MBL fold metallo-hydrolase, with protein MVAEVLKNLIWLGHAAFLLVSGGKAIYFDPFQLPANSRPADIIFISHEHFDHCSPEDVARIQKAGTVIITDKTSAAKLKGNINVVNPGDKITADGLQVEVVSAYNLNKKFHPKAAGGLGFIVTVEGVRIYHAGDTDFTPDMKTIKADIALLPVSGTYVMTAEEAAEAALAIKPAVAIPMHYGSIVGTESDAQKFQKLLKGKVEVRILPKR; from the coding sequence ATGGTGGCAGAAGTTTTAAAAAATTTGATTTGGCTGGGGCACGCCGCCTTTTTACTCGTTAGCGGCGGCAAGGCGATTTATTTTGATCCTTTTCAGTTGCCGGCAAATAGCAGGCCTGCGGACATCATATTTATTTCCCATGAGCATTTTGACCATTGTTCGCCGGAAGATGTGGCCAGGATTCAAAAGGCAGGGACGGTTATTATCACCGATAAGACCTCGGCGGCCAAATTAAAGGGCAATATCAATGTGGTAAACCCAGGTGACAAAATTACAGCAGACGGTCTCCAGGTGGAGGTGGTTAGCGCTTACAACTTGAATAAGAAATTCCATCCCAAGGCGGCGGGCGGCCTGGGATTTATTGTCACTGTGGAGGGTGTTCGTATTTACCACGCGGGCGATACGGATTTTACCCCGGATATGAAGACCATAAAGGCTGATATCGCCCTTCTGCCGGTTTCCGGCACCTATGTCATGACTGCCGAAGAGGCGGCAGAGGCGGCCCTGGCTATCAAGCCTGCCGTAGCTATTCCCATGCACTATGGATCTATTGTCGGCACGGAGAGTGACGCCCAAAAGTTCCAGAAACTTCTAAAGGGTAAGGTAGAAGTGCGTATATTACCGAAAAGATAG
- a CDS encoding nuclease-related domain-containing protein, translated as MKDRVSSYHPHLGGLWIIFFAIVVLFAVRELLSLFGLGLFVRPAMGIIIGSITTFFLLVSLILRRWAHVQSVWFRPIPADEKARAEVAAALANLPPKCFAFHNLVFKDLDIDHLVLTPQGCILIYTRGISGRLYSNGKRLQIDGKEADVLIEEIWHKVHLFQELIQKEFRKDIDMFPVLCLPRMSIEAPITVKGAAVVDLKLLPEVIGAYQEELLDKSFLFILSGFLARQRGGV; from the coding sequence ATGAAGGACAGGGTTTCCAGTTACCATCCTCATCTTGGGGGGCTATGGATAATTTTTTTTGCGATCGTGGTTTTGTTCGCCGTAAGGGAATTATTGTCTCTCTTTGGGTTGGGACTGTTTGTCCGCCCGGCAATGGGTATAATCATAGGGAGTATTACCACCTTCTTTTTACTGGTTAGCCTGATCCTCAGGAGATGGGCGCATGTCCAGTCTGTATGGTTTAGACCGATTCCCGCAGATGAAAAGGCCAGGGCCGAGGTAGCAGCGGCCCTGGCTAATCTTCCGCCGAAATGTTTCGCCTTCCATAATTTAGTTTTTAAGGATTTAGATATCGATCATCTGGTCTTAACGCCGCAGGGATGTATCCTGATTTATACCCGTGGTATCTCAGGACGGCTGTATAGTAATGGTAAGCGTTTGCAAATAGACGGTAAAGAGGCCGATGTTTTAATTGAGGAAATCTGGCACAAGGTACATTTATTTCAGGAGCTTATACAGAAGGAGTTCCGGAAGGATATTGATATGTTTCCTGTGCTGTGCCTCCCGCGCATGTCTATAGAAGCTCCCATTACTGTCAAAGGTGCGGCCGTTGTTGACCTTAAACTCTTGCCTGAAGTTATTGGCGCTTATCAGGAAGAACTGTTGGATAAGAGCTTTCTTTTTATCTTGAGTGGTTTTTTGGCCAGACAAAGAGGCGGGGTGTAA
- a CDS encoding HDOD domain-containing protein: protein MAKVLKSIDQLPPLPEVSRKILQLVNDPDSSASDIVTVVRHDQSITANVLRLCNSAYFGFKRSIDSLVEAIVLIGQNQLAELVMISSCIHLFRNEHKGYNMKKGELWRHAIACALLSQIILKKMGSSPDHGLYTAALLHDIGKVILDNHMKDNYQQVIGRIQEANVPFHIAEQEILGIDHAELGAQIMETWNLPDNIVRGIRMHHRPEGRFGSKDFGAIIHLCDLLSLHNGIGRDFHETDAVTLKTFLEMAQLSEKFMDSCAQELGEEMEKTAAVIGLV from the coding sequence ATGGCCAAAGTCTTAAAATCCATAGACCAGCTTCCGCCCCTTCCTGAGGTCAGCCGAAAGATTCTCCAATTGGTCAATGACCCGGATTCCTCAGCCTCTGATATCGTAACAGTAGTCCGTCACGACCAGTCCATAACCGCCAATGTCCTCAGGCTTTGCAACTCGGCTTATTTTGGGTTCAAACGCAGCATTGACTCATTAGTCGAAGCTATTGTCCTCATAGGACAAAACCAACTCGCAGAATTAGTTATGATCAGTAGTTGCATCCACCTTTTCCGTAACGAACATAAAGGATACAACATGAAAAAAGGCGAACTGTGGCGACATGCTATCGCCTGCGCCCTTCTATCACAAATCATTCTCAAAAAAATGGGGTCTTCTCCTGACCACGGCCTTTACACCGCTGCCCTTCTCCATGATATAGGCAAAGTGATCCTGGACAACCATATGAAAGATAATTATCAACAGGTAATCGGCCGGATTCAAGAGGCCAATGTGCCGTTTCACATTGCAGAGCAGGAAATATTAGGGATAGATCATGCCGAACTAGGCGCACAGATTATGGAAACCTGGAATCTACCTGATAACATAGTGAGAGGAATTCGTATGCATCACCGGCCTGAAGGCAGGTTCGGGTCTAAGGATTTCGGCGCTATCATACACCTGTGCGACCTGCTCAGCCTGCATAACGGCATAGGCAGAGACTTCCATGAAACAGATGCGGTTACCCTGAAAACCTTCCTGGAAATGGCGCAACTCTCAGAAAAATTTATGGACTCCTGCGCCCAGGAATTAGGGGAAGAGATGGAAAAAACGGCGGCGGTTATCGGTCTTGTCTAA